Proteins from one Brevibacillus humidisoli genomic window:
- a CDS encoding MFS transporter, producing the protein MGRFLPMHVIKQYPPVVWVGLLGGAIIELTAGMIAPFLVLYLHDKLGGSVAMTMIVIGLQPFSEMILSIISGEVTDRFGRKRILVIALILQAAAMLGMSFAESVAAFALLYIVNGAGRSLYIPAERAIVADTVPPERQAEVFALFSTAGSVGAAIGPLLGLWIYRADPAFAFVCSALLLTMYAVAIRWKLQESLPTVAACDTISHHTQPLTMVSLRPIITMMLLTLPISLFYA; encoded by the coding sequence ATGGGACGATTCCTGCCTATGCACGTGATCAAGCAGTATCCACCGGTCGTTTGGGTGGGTCTGCTTGGTGGTGCGATCATCGAACTTACCGCCGGAATGATCGCTCCGTTTCTCGTACTCTACCTGCATGACAAGCTAGGCGGATCTGTTGCGATGACCATGATCGTCATCGGACTGCAGCCGTTTAGCGAGATGATACTGTCGATCATCTCTGGGGAAGTGACGGATCGCTTCGGCAGAAAGCGAATCCTGGTGATCGCTCTGATCCTTCAGGCGGCTGCCATGTTGGGAATGAGCTTCGCCGAATCAGTAGCGGCTTTTGCCCTGCTTTACATCGTCAATGGCGCCGGCCGCTCACTGTATATCCCTGCAGAGCGCGCAATCGTGGCCGACACGGTGCCGCCTGAGCGGCAGGCGGAAGTGTTTGCACTGTTCAGTACGGCCGGTTCGGTTGGCGCTGCTATCGGTCCCTTGCTCGGACTATGGATCTATCGGGCAGACCCAGCCTTTGCTTTTGTCTGTTCCGCCTTGTTGCTCACTATGTACGCAGTTGCAATCAGATGGAAACTGCAGGAAAGCCTGCCCACTGTTGCGGCATGTGATACGATCAGCCATCATACACAGCCGCTCACGATGGTCTCGCTTCGTCCAATCATCACGATGATGCTGTTAACTCTTCCCATCAGCCTGTTTTACGCGTAG
- a CDS encoding tyrosine-protein phosphatase has protein sequence MIDLHSHILPGLDDGAQTDEEAIRMARQAVADGITQMVATPHSQDGMHENEPARIVAAVNRFARLLEQHGVGLRLHPGAEVHIHPDLADNVHQQRVLTIGDGGRFLLLELPVMQLPLYTENVLSQLAHRGITPIIAHPERCLAIQNDPDLLLRWISKFGVVTQVTAGSLIGSMGKRLQKKTVELVKHGLVHLVASDGHNCTGRQPVLSEAYQCVWRLFPQTAELFLQNAQMVLEGEIPLRALTATAHGGKRWFFFSRR, from the coding sequence GTGATCGATCTGCACAGCCACATCCTGCCTGGACTAGACGATGGTGCCCAGACGGACGAGGAAGCGATCCGGATGGCCCGACAGGCGGTCGCCGACGGGATTACCCAAATGGTGGCCACTCCTCACAGCCAAGATGGCATGCATGAGAACGAACCAGCCAGGATTGTGGCTGCTGTCAACCGTTTTGCCCGGTTGTTGGAGCAGCACGGCGTAGGGCTCAGGCTCCATCCTGGTGCAGAAGTGCATATCCACCCGGACCTGGCGGACAACGTGCACCAACAGCGCGTTTTAACGATCGGCGATGGCGGCCGATTCTTGTTGCTGGAATTGCCAGTGATGCAGCTGCCGCTCTATACGGAAAATGTGCTGAGCCAATTAGCGCACCGCGGCATTACACCGATCATCGCCCACCCGGAACGCTGTCTGGCCATTCAGAACGATCCTGATTTGCTGCTGCGTTGGATCAGCAAGTTTGGTGTTGTAACCCAGGTGACGGCCGGTAGTCTGATTGGTTCAATGGGCAAGAGACTGCAGAAGAAAACAGTTGAATTGGTCAAGCATGGGCTTGTTCACCTGGTCGCGAGCGACGGACACAACTGCACAGGCAGACAACCGGTGCTGAGCGAAGCCTACCAATGCGTTTGGCGACTTTTTCCCCAAACGGCGGAGCTGTTTTTGCAGAATGCACAAATGGTCCTTGAGGGAGAGATCCCGCTACGTGCTTTGACAGCAACTGCTCACGGGGGGAAGCGATGGTTTTTCTTCTCGCGGAGATGA
- a CDS encoding glycosyltransferase family 4 protein produces the protein MNQIQPKVAYIASVYRHFEAFHLPYFALLQEMGCEVHAYAAPDDGRQSVERMGVCCHDIAIQRSPYSWTNATALGQLIHSFRREQFHLVHVHTPTAGILGRIAAWVTGVPKVVYTAHGFHFYRGAPWLNWLLYYPLEWLMARITDLLVTINEEDFTRSSHFPVRSKAIHIPGVGVPSEWYRIPQSCSFRSVLQAQMGVERDALIILCVAELNKNKNQQQLLEAIHMIKDQPIHCLLVGDGEMREYLQRLAEQLGIDDCIHLMGYHRNVHQMVAAADLCVLVSRREGLPRAIMEAMAAGKPVVATDVRGSRELVRDGENGFLVPIGDAQAVAEALRTLCKDRELRKSMGLRSRELAARFHLRSCLEQWEAIYRDALLPMAALKSAQIASSAAVKQPPIKRKPMEGSS, from the coding sequence GTGAATCAGATTCAGCCTAAAGTGGCCTATATCGCTTCTGTTTACCGTCACTTCGAAGCGTTTCACCTGCCTTATTTTGCTCTGCTGCAGGAAATGGGCTGTGAGGTTCACGCCTACGCCGCTCCCGATGACGGTCGACAGTCTGTCGAGCGGATGGGCGTCTGCTGCCATGATATCGCAATCCAGAGAAGTCCATACTCGTGGACGAATGCGACAGCGTTAGGCCAGCTGATCCACAGTTTCCGCCGCGAGCAGTTTCACTTGGTCCATGTCCACACCCCGACAGCGGGTATCCTGGGTAGAATCGCAGCGTGGGTGACAGGTGTGCCGAAGGTGGTGTATACAGCGCACGGCTTTCACTTTTATCGTGGCGCCCCCTGGTTGAATTGGCTGCTGTACTACCCGTTGGAGTGGTTGATGGCCCGGATCACCGATCTGCTGGTGACGATCAATGAAGAAGATTTTACTCGCAGTTCTCACTTTCCGGTGCGCAGCAAAGCGATCCACATCCCTGGTGTCGGTGTGCCAAGTGAGTGGTATCGCATCCCCCAATCGTGCTCGTTTCGTTCTGTACTGCAGGCTCAAATGGGGGTGGAACGGGACGCATTGATCATTCTGTGTGTTGCTGAATTGAACAAAAACAAAAACCAGCAGCAACTGCTGGAAGCGATCCACATGATCAAAGATCAGCCGATTCACTGTTTGCTTGTCGGCGATGGAGAGATGCGAGAGTACCTTCAACGTCTGGCAGAGCAGCTCGGGATTGACGATTGCATTCACCTGATGGGGTACCACCGGAACGTTCACCAAATGGTTGCTGCCGCCGATCTATGTGTACTGGTCTCCAGACGGGAAGGACTGCCTCGAGCGATCATGGAAGCGATGGCGGCAGGCAAACCGGTGGTGGCGACGGATGTCAGGGGAAGTCGTGAACTAGTGCGAGACGGGGAGAACGGATTTTTGGTACCGATTGGCGATGCACAGGCGGTTGCGGAGGCTCTTCGCACATTGTGCAAGGATCGGGAACTTCGCAAGAGCATGGGGCTGCGCAGCCGTGAACTGGCCGCCCGCTTCCATCTCCGTTCCTGCTTGGAGCAGTGGGAGGCCATCTACCGTGATGCCTTACTGCCAATGGCAGCGTTGAAGTCTGCTCAGATTGCATCTTCGGCTGCGGTCAAACAGCCGCCCATCAAACGCAAACCAATGGAGGGATCATCATGA
- a CDS encoding AMP-binding protein, with protein MSRIRPIAWEPTEEIMQKSNLQQFMDRHNIPDYQTLLSRSEQDIDWFWDAFVQFAGIQFYQPYTQIVDLTEGLPWPKWFVDGKINLVHNFLDKWADDPQTSARTALLWEGEDGTSKQYSFADLQKETNRFANVLTELGIVKGDRVAIYMPMIPETVIALYGIYKAGAVAVPLFSGFGPDAVALRLADVEAKAVVTADGFLRGGQAVPLKQVLDKAVASVPGVQAVIVAERLGDADYLEGRDYRWSRLISSASDRFTAVQTDAEDICMASYSSGTTGNPKGIVHVHGGIAVKTAEVGIFLYDTKPDDVVFMITDFGWMMGQLPLFSAHAVAAPYLIYEGSPVHPHPGRLYSIMEKYRVSSFGAPATALRLLKTYAEPFRQKADLSSLRMLGHTGEPIDEETWLWFLSWAEGRAPIINGSGGTEVFAEIISSVCVQPQKPTCLGQTPAVAAKVVDEQGNPVPAGQPGYLVFTVPQPAQTRGFWKDRQRYLDSYFSLGEQMWWQGDMVMVDEDGYWYHLGRADDVIKVSGRRTGPGEIEDVVNQYPGVLESAVIGVPHSIKGEELIVFAVVVPGSDVAADGLRKHVADSLGKPYEPSEIHLVQDLPKTRTQKIMRRLIKQRFLGLPMGDTSSLMNPLALDMLPCRSGNS; from the coding sequence ATGTCACGTATCCGACCGATCGCCTGGGAACCGACCGAAGAAATCATGCAGAAAAGCAATCTGCAGCAGTTTATGGATCGGCACAACATCCCCGATTATCAGACGCTGCTGTCCCGTTCTGAGCAGGATATCGACTGGTTTTGGGACGCGTTTGTCCAGTTTGCGGGAATCCAGTTTTATCAGCCCTACACACAAATTGTGGATCTTACGGAGGGTCTGCCTTGGCCTAAGTGGTTTGTCGACGGCAAAATCAATCTCGTGCACAACTTCCTGGACAAATGGGCTGATGATCCGCAAACATCTGCCCGTACGGCACTGTTGTGGGAGGGGGAAGATGGCACCTCCAAGCAATACTCGTTTGCCGATCTGCAAAAAGAGACCAACCGCTTTGCCAACGTGCTGACAGAGCTGGGAATTGTCAAAGGGGATCGTGTCGCGATCTACATGCCGATGATTCCGGAGACGGTGATTGCCCTATATGGGATCTACAAGGCAGGTGCGGTAGCAGTACCGTTGTTTTCCGGCTTTGGACCTGATGCCGTCGCCCTGCGTCTGGCAGATGTAGAGGCAAAAGCGGTTGTTACGGCTGACGGTTTTCTCCGAGGCGGACAGGCGGTTCCACTCAAGCAAGTACTGGACAAGGCAGTTGCTTCAGTTCCTGGTGTGCAGGCTGTCATCGTCGCCGAGCGGCTGGGAGACGCCGACTATCTAGAAGGCCGGGATTATCGTTGGAGCCGTCTGATTTCGTCTGCTTCCGATCGCTTTACAGCTGTGCAAACGGACGCAGAGGATATCTGCATGGCCAGTTACTCGTCGGGAACTACCGGGAACCCCAAGGGGATTGTGCACGTGCATGGGGGGATTGCCGTCAAGACCGCCGAAGTAGGCATCTTTCTCTATGATACGAAGCCAGATGACGTGGTGTTTATGATAACTGATTTTGGCTGGATGATGGGACAGCTCCCCTTGTTTTCCGCCCATGCAGTGGCCGCCCCCTACCTGATCTATGAGGGCAGCCCGGTCCACCCGCATCCCGGACGGCTGTACTCCATCATGGAGAAATACAGGGTGTCCAGCTTTGGTGCTCCAGCCACGGCGCTTCGCTTGCTGAAAACATATGCAGAGCCGTTTCGCCAGAAGGCTGATCTGAGCAGCTTGCGCATGCTAGGTCATACAGGGGAACCAATCGATGAGGAGACCTGGCTCTGGTTCCTTTCCTGGGCGGAAGGAAGGGCACCGATTATCAACGGCAGCGGAGGAACCGAGGTGTTCGCCGAGATCATTTCATCCGTCTGTGTTCAGCCGCAGAAACCTACCTGCCTGGGACAGACACCTGCTGTCGCGGCCAAAGTGGTCGACGAACAAGGGAATCCGGTGCCAGCGGGACAACCCGGGTACCTGGTCTTTACGGTTCCCCAGCCTGCTCAGACACGAGGGTTCTGGAAAGATCGGCAGCGTTACCTCGACAGCTACTTCTCTCTAGGGGAACAGATGTGGTGGCAGGGTGACATGGTGATGGTAGACGAGGACGGGTACTGGTATCATCTCGGCAGGGCCGACGATGTGATTAAGGTCTCCGGACGACGAACCGGTCCTGGCGAGATTGAAGACGTGGTAAACCAGTATCCGGGCGTGTTGGAGTCAGCGGTAATCGGTGTTCCGCACTCGATCAAAGGAGAAGAGTTGATCGTATTTGCTGTTGTCGTCCCGGGTTCGGATGTGGCTGCAGACGGGCTGCGCAAGCATGTGGCGGATTCGCTGGGCAAGCCGTACGAACCGTCTGAAATCCACCTAGTCCAAGACTTGCCAAAGACCCGAACACAAAAAATCATGCGGCGGCTGATTAAACAGCGCTTCCTAGGGCTGCCCATGGGCGATACGTCCAGCTTGATGAATCCCCTGGCCTTGGACATGTTGCCCTGCCGTAGCGGAAACAGTTGA
- a CDS encoding YveK family protein: protein MDLSIAQLWKALLQRWVYMLVWCGLAVAATGLISLYLIEPEYEATTKLIVQGESIESVDYSQLLSNRELLTTYGEVMRSNQIAEDVIRRIGLSISPEELLEKLRIHSSDQSLIVTVSARDRDYGQAVVIANAFAQSFLDNIHQIMKVGNVTILDPAREKAIVEPVRPRPLLNMALALVVGIVLFSLFVLYQELINNTIRSEEEAEQLLGLPILGVIADHHLNTGKGKRQVKKT from the coding sequence GTGGACCTTAGCATTGCTCAATTGTGGAAGGCGCTGCTGCAGCGTTGGGTATATATGCTTGTTTGGTGCGGATTGGCAGTTGCCGCAACTGGTTTAATCAGCTTGTATCTGATTGAGCCGGAGTACGAAGCGACGACCAAACTGATCGTGCAGGGAGAGTCGATAGAATCGGTCGATTACAGTCAACTGCTTTCCAATCGCGAATTGCTGACCACATATGGAGAAGTGATGAGAAGCAATCAGATCGCCGAAGACGTCATCCGACGTATCGGCCTTTCTATCAGCCCGGAGGAGCTGCTGGAAAAGCTGCGTATCCACTCTTCTGATCAATCGCTGATTGTGACCGTAAGCGCTCGCGATCGCGATTACGGGCAGGCGGTGGTGATCGCAAACGCGTTTGCCCAGTCGTTTTTGGACAATATTCATCAGATTATGAAAGTGGGCAATGTAACGATTCTCGATCCGGCCAGAGAAAAAGCGATTGTCGAGCCAGTACGGCCGCGGCCATTGCTCAACATGGCGCTGGCGCTGGTCGTTGGCATCGTGCTGTTTTCGCTGTTTGTTCTCTATCAGGAGTTGATAAACAACACGATCCGCAGCGAGGAAGAAGCGGAACAATTGCTAGGACTGCCGATCCTGGGTGTGATTGCCGATCACCATCTGAACACGGGAAAAGGTAAGCGCCAGGTCAAGAAAACCTGA
- a CDS encoding CpsD/CapB family tyrosine-protein kinase has translation MRHRDAPKLIYMVNPKSPHAEAYRTLRTNIQYATAGGKKEYRSLIVTSAEPAEGKTTTISNLALALAHAGKKTLLIDADLRKSSIHHVFRLANTNGLTDVLIGEEEPEACIEPVTDYPLYVLTAGRRVANPAEELASSRMHSLIKRWQEEYDIVLLDTPPVLPVTDAQLLSSQVDAVILVLRSGHIHRQKAIKAKQLLEHVSANLIGTVLNQKQRSHLNDTYYYGDDG, from the coding sequence ATGAGACATAGAGATGCCCCCAAACTTATTTACATGGTCAATCCCAAGTCTCCCCATGCGGAAGCATATCGGACGTTGCGGACCAATATCCAGTATGCGACGGCGGGAGGTAAGAAGGAGTACAGGTCTTTGATCGTAACCAGCGCTGAACCGGCTGAGGGAAAGACGACGACAATCAGCAATCTCGCGTTGGCGCTGGCTCATGCGGGGAAAAAGACGCTGTTAATCGATGCCGATTTGCGCAAGTCGTCGATTCATCACGTTTTTCGACTGGCTAATACAAACGGCTTGACCGATGTGCTGATCGGCGAGGAAGAGCCGGAAGCCTGCATTGAGCCAGTGACAGATTATCCCCTGTATGTGTTGACAGCGGGGAGGCGGGTAGCCAATCCGGCAGAAGAATTGGCTTCCAGCAGGATGCATAGCTTAATCAAGCGTTGGCAGGAGGAGTATGATATTGTTCTGCTGGACACGCCGCCTGTACTCCCGGTAACGGACGCCCAACTTCTTTCCAGTCAGGTGGACGCGGTGATTCTCGTCCTGCGGTCCGGGCATATCCATCGGCAGAAAGCAATCAAGGCGAAACAACTGCTGGAACATGTATCAGCTAACTTGATCGGCACCGTTTTAAACCAAAAACAGCGGTCCCATCTCAATGATACTTATTACTACGGGGATGACGGGTAG
- a CDS encoding zinc-dependent alcohol dehydrogenase, giving the protein MKAVTFQGIKDVRVADVPDPTLQDREDILVRITSTAICGSDLHLIHGMVPNLPEGYVIGHEPMGIVEEVGPDVHRVKKGDRVIIPFTMACGRCYYCQHQLESLCDNSNPHGESGGFLGYSDTYGGYAGGQAEMLRVPFGNFTPFVVPQDCELDDEHLLFLSDIVPTAYWGVDSAGVKEGDTVIVLGSGPVGLLTQKFAWQKGAKRVIAVDYISYRLDHAKRVNGVETVDFSQHENTGRYLKEITQGGADVVIDCVGLDGKMTALELVETALKLQGGALGAIVIASQCVRKGGTIQLVGVYGARYNAFPLGDLFARGITLKMGQAPVIHYIPTLYEMIVKGEFDPTDIITHRLPLSEARQGYELFDTKDDNCIKVVLRP; this is encoded by the coding sequence GTGAAAGCTGTCACCTTTCAGGGGATCAAGGATGTGCGGGTTGCGGATGTGCCGGACCCCACCCTGCAAGATCGGGAGGATATCCTGGTCAGAATTACGAGCACGGCGATTTGTGGATCGGATCTTCACCTGATTCACGGGATGGTTCCCAACCTGCCGGAAGGTTACGTGATCGGTCATGAACCGATGGGGATCGTGGAAGAGGTTGGCCCCGACGTGCACAGAGTAAAGAAAGGAGACCGCGTCATTATTCCCTTCACCATGGCATGCGGACGCTGCTACTACTGCCAGCATCAACTGGAGAGCCTCTGCGACAATTCCAATCCCCATGGAGAGTCAGGAGGATTTCTGGGATACAGCGATACGTATGGCGGATACGCTGGCGGACAGGCGGAAATGCTGCGGGTCCCCTTTGGCAACTTTACTCCATTTGTCGTGCCCCAAGACTGTGAGTTGGATGATGAGCATCTGCTGTTCCTCTCTGACATCGTGCCGACCGCTTATTGGGGGGTTGACAGTGCCGGTGTCAAAGAGGGGGATACGGTGATCGTGCTGGGATCAGGTCCCGTCGGGCTGCTGACGCAGAAGTTTGCCTGGCAAAAAGGAGCCAAACGGGTAATCGCGGTCGACTACATCTCCTATCGGCTTGACCATGCCAAACGGGTGAATGGGGTGGAAACGGTAGATTTTTCCCAGCACGAAAACACAGGTCGCTACCTAAAAGAGATAACCCAAGGCGGAGCCGACGTGGTGATCGATTGCGTCGGTCTCGACGGGAAAATGACCGCATTGGAACTGGTTGAAACCGCGTTGAAGCTGCAAGGGGGCGCACTGGGAGCGATAGTGATCGCCAGCCAATGCGTCCGCAAGGGGGGAACCATCCAATTGGTCGGCGTGTATGGAGCACGCTACAACGCCTTCCCGCTCGGTGATTTATTCGCACGAGGCATTACACTAAAGATGGGACAGGCACCCGTCATTCATTACATTCCGACCCTCTACGAGATGATTGTAAAAGGAGAATTTGATCCGACCGACATCATCACCCATCGGCTGCCGCTCTCTGAAGCAAGACAAGGGTATGAGCTCTTTGATACCAAAGATGACAACTGCATAAAAGTCGTACTTCGTCCATAA
- a CDS encoding O-antigen ligase family protein, with translation MLAREKAYTIRQQSVQAYLLPQQRETQRLEILLNAFVICLPIQLETGIDLRFAPSDLFLAIFLLLGLRKLVFRATVFSLWHFLLPAIFGLATFLSVIYNGNLTRYVLLNKDIGLLVLFATYVALTSVIDSEAKWVRLLRLFVINVSIHNMLAIAVYLSGIELPGINELGVRISGMLHDPNAFGGLLVAAFAIHIVTYCQNRPLIAGRWGLFTLFTLPIGILLTFSRSAWIGLVIVLLMLIGYRLYYALHPTVALAFTFAAILVIRGTAFISEMMVLASRPEQILVRLEILQDALTMFQQYPLFGAGLGSYLQVYGIIIHNTPTWFLTEFGLVGFVVFTGFLLWFLRRGIDAYRSSDQAGRPLLYGLIMAHLSMIGLSLGIEALYQRHWWLIMAGLATVAAVKAPLDSRVRESGIILQFDKGEERT, from the coding sequence GTGTTGGCAAGAGAGAAGGCGTACACAATCCGACAGCAATCTGTACAGGCATATCTTCTGCCACAGCAAAGAGAGACTCAGCGATTGGAAATACTGCTGAACGCGTTTGTGATCTGCCTGCCGATTCAACTGGAAACAGGGATTGACCTGCGCTTTGCGCCATCCGATCTGTTTCTGGCCATATTTCTTTTACTGGGCCTGCGAAAACTGGTTTTTCGCGCCACCGTGTTTAGCCTTTGGCACTTTCTGCTGCCGGCGATATTCGGACTGGCTACTTTTTTGTCTGTCATCTATAACGGCAACCTGACTCGCTATGTACTGCTCAACAAGGATATCGGGCTTCTTGTTTTGTTCGCCACCTACGTTGCCCTTACCTCTGTGATCGACAGTGAAGCCAAATGGGTGCGTTTGTTGCGCCTGTTTGTGATCAATGTAAGCATACACAACATGTTGGCGATCGCTGTTTACCTCAGTGGTATTGAACTCCCCGGAATCAATGAATTGGGTGTGCGAATATCCGGTATGCTGCACGATCCCAATGCATTTGGCGGCCTGTTGGTAGCCGCTTTCGCGATTCATATCGTCACCTATTGTCAGAATAGACCGCTGATTGCCGGCAGGTGGGGATTGTTTACCCTGTTTACACTGCCGATCGGGATTTTGCTTACATTTTCCCGTTCTGCCTGGATTGGTCTGGTGATTGTACTGCTGATGTTGATCGGCTACCGACTTTATTACGCGCTTCATCCCACGGTGGCACTGGCTTTCACCTTCGCCGCTATATTAGTGATTCGCGGTACAGCGTTTATTAGCGAAATGATGGTATTGGCCAGCCGACCAGAGCAGATCTTGGTGAGATTGGAGATTTTACAGGATGCGCTCACCATGTTTCAGCAGTATCCGTTGTTTGGAGCCGGTTTGGGCAGTTATTTGCAGGTCTACGGCATCATTATCCACAACACGCCCACATGGTTTCTTACTGAGTTTGGCTTGGTCGGTTTTGTGGTGTTTACCGGTTTCTTACTCTGGTTCTTGCGTCGGGGAATTGACGCTTATCGCTCCTCAGATCAAGCGGGAAGACCACTGCTGTACGGTTTGATCATGGCGCATCTGTCTATGATCGGTTTGTCGTTGGGGATTGAGGCACTCTACCAGCGGCATTGGTGGTTGATTATGGCCGGCTTGGCTACTGTCGCGGCGGTAAAAGCGCCGCTTGATTCTAGGGTCAGGGAGTCCGGCATCATTTTGCAGTTTGACAAGGGAGAGGAAAGAACGTGA
- a CDS encoding ABC transporter substrate-binding protein: MQLLDDYLRLVSACGNPGTGRAVEISLAEVAEILCCTERNAKLVIKKMQTRHWLAWEPGRGRGHRSRITFFFPADELLFTVAREWVLTGEIQTARRLIARQAVDYPKLAERFQRWMLSQFGLHVESQGKRRCDTLRLCYEDDMTSWQIDPAFLLLRSESHLSRHVFDCLVAFDHEQEEIVPQLAHHWERNESATEWLFYLCKGVLFHHGRVCDSHDVLRSLLRLQQLGSATPHHWLVEEIKQIEAVDDVTIRIQLHRPNHLFLHFLSKEPLAIIPCEYVEQAGEGFGRMPVGTGPFRLLRNDHSMLVMEAFNSYFGQRPFLDRVEIWFVPELAVAQEQQDEPPTIHLAPPAIEQVPTEDSNSTPWKRKERRESCFQYMSINAAKPGIGKRKAFWTALDLILDRRELIAQLGGSREQTTEWTIFPASSQPSKPERTVAEDQIISSLLEQCGYHGETLYLYTYPEADHLQDAEWIVQRCQEYGISLEVIAAGPAELANPFLLQQADLVLDSANMDEREERSLLEFLYSGIGSLRYHLPAAMAEELGKLSSRLLATPDVHERSVTCRHIINRLLDERIYLPLYSNRIEMMVHHKLHGIRLNAYGWIDYRQVFLRG, from the coding sequence ATGCAGTTGTTGGATGACTATCTCCGATTGGTGAGTGCTTGCGGCAATCCTGGGACAGGAAGAGCAGTAGAGATATCGCTCGCCGAGGTGGCAGAGATCTTGTGCTGCACAGAGCGCAACGCCAAACTGGTCATTAAAAAAATGCAAACCCGACACTGGCTGGCCTGGGAGCCTGGGCGAGGGAGAGGTCACCGTTCGCGTATCACCTTCTTCTTTCCGGCAGATGAGCTGTTGTTCACTGTTGCCAGAGAATGGGTGCTGACAGGGGAGATTCAGACGGCCCGCAGGCTGATCGCACGTCAAGCCGTCGACTATCCCAAGCTGGCAGAGCGTTTTCAGCGCTGGATGCTGAGCCAGTTTGGGCTACATGTGGAAAGTCAGGGGAAGCGGCGCTGCGACACGCTGCGCCTCTGCTACGAGGATGATATGACGTCATGGCAGATTGATCCTGCATTTCTGCTGCTGCGTTCAGAAAGTCACTTGTCTCGGCATGTGTTCGATTGTCTAGTTGCTTTTGACCATGAGCAGGAAGAGATCGTTCCCCAGCTTGCTCATCATTGGGAACGGAACGAATCCGCAACGGAGTGGCTGTTTTACCTGTGCAAAGGGGTATTGTTTCACCATGGACGGGTGTGTGATTCTCATGATGTGCTGCGCAGCCTGCTTCGCTTGCAGCAGTTGGGCAGTGCGACGCCCCATCATTGGTTGGTAGAAGAAATCAAGCAGATCGAGGCAGTGGACGATGTGACGATTCGGATCCAGCTGCATCGACCGAATCACCTTTTTTTGCATTTCCTGAGTAAAGAGCCGCTTGCGATCATTCCCTGTGAATACGTGGAACAGGCAGGAGAGGGATTTGGACGCATGCCCGTTGGTACGGGACCGTTTCGGTTGTTGCGAAACGATCATTCGATGCTGGTCATGGAGGCGTTTAATTCCTATTTTGGACAACGTCCATTTCTTGATCGAGTGGAGATCTGGTTCGTTCCTGAGTTGGCAGTGGCACAGGAACAGCAGGACGAGCCGCCCACTATCCATCTAGCGCCGCCTGCAATCGAACAGGTTCCGACAGAGGACAGCAACAGCACTCCCTGGAAGCGAAAAGAAAGGCGTGAGAGCTGTTTTCAATACATGAGCATAAACGCCGCCAAGCCGGGAATAGGGAAGCGCAAGGCATTTTGGACTGCACTTGACCTGATCCTTGACCGGCGGGAATTGATCGCCCAACTAGGTGGAAGTCGTGAGCAGACAACCGAATGGACGATATTCCCTGCAAGCAGTCAGCCATCTAAACCAGAAAGGACAGTTGCAGAGGATCAGATCATCTCTTCCTTATTGGAGCAATGCGGCTATCACGGTGAAACGCTTTATCTGTACACCTATCCGGAAGCAGATCATCTGCAGGATGCGGAATGGATCGTCCAACGCTGCCAAGAATACGGCATCTCACTGGAAGTGATTGCAGCAGGTCCGGCTGAGTTAGCCAACCCGTTCCTGCTGCAACAAGCTGACTTGGTTCTGGACAGTGCCAATATGGACGAACGAGAAGAACGATCCCTGCTGGAATTCCTCTACAGTGGAATTGGAAGTCTCCGCTATCATCTGCCCGCTGCAATGGCAGAGGAGCTTGGCAAATTGTCTTCCCGTTTGCTCGCAACACCTGATGTTCATGAGCGCAGTGTTACCTGTCGGCACATCATCAATCGATTGCTTGACGAACGAATCTATCTGCCATTGTACAGCAATCGGATCGAGATGATGGTTCACCACAAGCTGCACGGTATTCGGCTGAATGCGTACGGCTGGATTGACTACCGCCAGGTCTTTCTCCGCGGATAA